A region of the Anomalospiza imberbis isolate Cuckoo-Finch-1a 21T00152 chromosome 11, ASM3175350v1, whole genome shotgun sequence genome:
CTgcttcctctggcagcaggttttctttcctgcagGTAGAATATGGGctccccctttcttttccctccctctttGCTAATggagttttttttcctggatggAGAGGATGCTCCCTGCGACAGCCTCCACAGCTCCTGATCTGGTGGGCAATTCCCAGCCTGGGATGTGGATCAGCAGTGtcatgattatttttttaaaggaccaCACAAGAAGGTTTTGTCAAATGGGAAGAACACAGACATTTGGGTATCAATAAAGAGTTCTTTGAAAGcgctggctcctgcagcagagcatGGGCAGGGTGGAGGACCGggcccagagcagcccctgggggcTTTTGTCaggaggctggggagggggttTCTTCCCAGGTGCTCACAAGCAGAGATGTCTGCCTGCATCCCAAAAGTCATACCACCCAAGAAGTAAAGAGGGCTTGTTGCACTCTAGCTGCCTGAAATTTTTATTGAATAAAAGCTCTGGATACAGAGGAATTTTTCAGCCTGGGAGCCgctcccagctctccagccCTGCCGGGAGCAGGATGCGTGCTGGAAGGAAGGCTGTTGTGCCAGCATGGAGGTTTCTTCCTGCCTTCCCAAGGGCTCATCGCCCAGGTCTGTGCCTCCCCCTGTGCTCACGCTGTTCCCTATGACTTGCTGGCTGCAGGTTCACAGCCCGGCTCAGTAATTTGCTCTGTAAACTGACCCCACCCCACCAGGCCGAGCCCAGCCCACGGAGGAGGGGTTTGTGCGTGGCAGTGGGTGTGCAGACCCAGGGCCTtggggcagagctgtgtgctCTGATCCCAGGGACTGCCCATGCCATGGGGACACAAGTGCTGCTGTACCATTGCTCGGGTGCCAccaccctgccccagccctgccagggctgaAGCCACAACCGTGCCCTGTGCTTTCCTGTCaagctgctcctggggcaggagaggcagcatggtgcctgctgcagcctcccGGGAGAGAAGGGACTCCCTGCCCTCCTCACCAGGATGGCTCCTGTCCTGCCCGctccaaagcagtgtgggaagggaaaaggagcaggaatCCTGAGTGAGCTCTCCATTTCCCAGCACTGAGCACCGAGCTGCCACAGGGACTGGCAGCTTCACCTGTGCCAGGTAACATCCCCACCGAGGCAGGGGTGAGGTGTCACACACATCTGGAGCGCCTGCTCCCCAGGGACAAGACACTACAGACAATCCAGGACTAACGAAAGACAAGTAGGTAGAAACCAAGTTCCAAGGAGACCCTGTGCAAGCAGGGGGGCTGCCAGCTCTCTCCAAGGAGAGACCCAGCTCGCTCTGGGAAGTTCAGGTCAGCACCAAGCCCTCAGTGCTGGCTCCGCTTGCGGTACAGGTACGCATTGCTCACCTGGTTCATGATAACCAGGCTGGTGACGAGGGGACACAGCATGGCGAGGTACCACGAGGCACCGGTCACCGTGGTGGTGAACCAGAGGGAGCACATGCCCAACAtcaggctggcacagcccagcaggtaGCCCACCAGCCCTGAGGTTGCGTGGTACAGCTTCAACTTAGCCAGCGTCCAGTTCTTCATCAGCTTGGGGTAGAGTAGGAGCACGCCCCCGGCGCACTGCCCACCAGTGtacagcacagccagcagccccGTCAGCCCGTGCCAGGTGACAAAGTGGCCCTTGCCGTTCAGGTGCTTGTTGTAGGTAATgattcccagccccaggagcgcgCAGAGCAGGGCGAGCAGCTGCAGGGCCCAGTGCGCCCGCACTCGGACTTTGCGGGAGAAGGAGCGCAGCACCGAGGTCTCCGGGGAGAAGATGAGCAGCGCTTCCGTCATCAGGAACGAGAACTGGGGGGCAGAGAGCAGCGGCATTGGCACCGGCCAAACGCCCCtgcgccgcggctcccggggtCGGCACCCACGGCCCAGGGCTCAGCCTCCACCACccgggggctcccggggtcGGCACCCACGGCCCAGGGCTCAGCCTCCACCAcccgggggctcccggggctcgCACCCACCGCCCGGGGCTCGGCCTCCACCACccgggggctcccggggtcGGCACCCACCGCCCGGGGCTCAGCCTCCACCAcccgggggctcccggggctcgCACCCACCGCCCGGGGCTCGGCCTCCATCACccgggggctcccggggtcGGCACCCACCACCCCGGGGCTCGGCCTCCATCACCCGGGGGCTCCTGGGGCTCGGCACCCACCACCCCGGGACTCCGCCGGCACGGCCCCCGCCTGCCCCACGGCAGCGGGGCGGTGACCGAGGCAGCGGCACTTACCGCGAGGGCCATGAGCAGCGGGTGCCAGGAGAAGAGACCTGGAAGGGAAGCGCAGggtgaggtgaggtgaggtgagCTGAGACATCCggccccccccgcgccccgggcCCCGGCCCCACCGGCACTCACTGGATCCGGGCCGCGCCAGCACGGCCACGGCGGCGGGGAATCCCAGCGCCACGAGGTGCGCGGCGGCGCCGGAGGCCACGCGCAGCGAGCGGTACAGGCGGGACTCGGTCTCTGCCGTCAGGGCCATGTTGGCCGGGCGGGCGGAACCGCCGCTGCCGACATggccgggccggggcgcggGCTCCGATTGGCTGAGGCGGGCTGTCCGTCAGCACTAaggcccgccccgccgcgctgcGCCGCCGCTGAGTGGCGGGAAGTGCTGTCGCTCAATGTGagggcccgccccgccgcgcggCCCTGTGACTGCCCGGAGCGGCGCTACGGAGGccggcggggctggggccggcGTTCGGCCGCTCCGCGTCCCGCCATGGGTGGCCGCATCGAGTGCGTGTTCTTCAGCGAGTTCCACCCCACGCTGGGGCCCAAAATCACCTACCAGGTGCGGGGCGAGCGGCCCGAGGCCCGCAGCGCCTGCCCGCGGCGGGGTGGCTGGGACTGGGCCGTGGCGGCGCCCACGGAGGGGAAGGGGGCGCAGGGGCTGGGGCGGTGGGTGCTCCCCGGAGCGGGACGGGCTCGGCTGGAACGGAGCTTCCTGTGCCGCCGCAGGTCCCCGAGGACTTCATCTCCCGGGAGCTGTTTGACACCATCCAGGTGTACGTCATCACGAAGCCCGAGCTGCAGAACAAGCTGATCACCGTGTGAGTGCGGGCAGAGCCCCGTGCCTGCCCCGCTGTCCCGCGGGGCTCGGCGCTGTGACAGTGCCAGCGCGCTGGGCTCCCGGCCCCGTGGCCTGCAGGGTCACTGCGCTGCCCCCCGGGACCCGGGCAGAGGGTGGGTGGTCACATTTAGGGGTGGCTGGTGCTGCATCTGCTGCTCCGCCAGCC
Encoded here:
- the CYB561D2 gene encoding transmembrane reductase CYB561D2 yields the protein MALTAETESRLYRSLRVASGAAAHLVALGFPAAVAVLARPGSSLFSWHPLLMALAFSFLMTEALLIFSPETSVLRSFSRKVRVRAHWALQLLALLCALLGLGIITYNKHLNGKGHFVTWHGLTGLLAVLYTGGQCAGGVLLLYPKLMKNWTLAKLKLYHATSGLVGYLLGCASLMLGMCSLWFTTTVTGASWYLAMLCPLVTSLVIMNQVSNAYLYRKRSQH